One window of the Ictidomys tridecemlineatus isolate mIctTri1 chromosome 11, mIctTri1.hap1, whole genome shotgun sequence genome contains the following:
- the Bola1 gene encoding bolA-like protein 1 codes for MPIPSGHRFQRLVSMASRVGLSRGSAGPGAVGPVEAAIRAKLEQALSPEVLELRNESGGHAVPPGSETHFRVAVVSSRFEGLSALQRFRLVHAALSEELAGSVHALAIQARTPAQWRENPQLDTSPPCLGGSKKSKNTP; via the coding sequence ATGCCGATACCGAGTGGACACCGGTTCCAGCGCCTGGTCTCCATGGCCAGCCGCGTCGGCTTGTCCCGCGGCAGCGCGGGACCCGGGGCCGTGGGTCCGGTCGAGGCAGCGATTCGTGCGAAGTTGGAGCAGGCCCTGAGCCCCGAGGTGCTGGAGCTGCGCAACGAGAGCGGCGGCCACGCCGTCCCGCCGGGCAGCGAGACGCACTTCCGCGTGGCCGTGGTGAGCTCGCGCTTCGAGGGACTGAGCGCCCTGCAGCGGTTCCGGCTGGTCCACGCGGCGCTGTCGGAGGAGCTGGCCGGGTCGGTCCACGCTCTGGCCATCCAGGCCCGGACCCCCGCCCAGTGGCGGGAGAACCCGCAGCTGGACACAAGCCCCCCCTGCCTGGGTGGGAGCAAGAAGAGCAAGAACACTCCCTGA